In Blattabacterium cuenoti, the following proteins share a genomic window:
- the map gene encoding type I methionyl aminopeptidase — MIQLKTIEEIILIKKSAFLASKTLGMLAKKVKPGVNTLYLDKLAENFIRDHGGKPAFLGLYNFPNTLCVSPNNQVVHGIPNQDPLCEGDILSIDCGVYMNGFYGEHAYTFEVGKVSRDTKKFLNCSKKSLYIGISNCKWKNSIGDIGYSIQSYIEKNGYNVVKDLVGHGLGKNMHEDPKIPNFGKKGKGVKLKEGLVLSIEPMVNIGSSKILFHKDGWTITTLDNKISAHYEHNVAIVDGLPCLLSTFRYIYKELNINSLEEEPFQNQKIDIDDL; from the coding sequence TTGATACAATTAAAAACTATTGAAGAAATAATCTTAATCAAAAAAAGTGCATTTTTAGCTTCTAAAACATTAGGAATGCTGGCTAAAAAAGTAAAACCAGGAGTTAATACTCTTTATTTAGATAAACTTGCAGAAAATTTCATTCGTGATCATGGTGGAAAACCGGCTTTTTTAGGATTATACAATTTTCCAAATACTTTGTGCGTTTCTCCAAACAATCAAGTTGTACATGGAATCCCTAATCAAGACCCCTTATGTGAAGGGGATATATTATCTATAGATTGTGGAGTTTATATGAATGGATTTTACGGAGAACATGCTTATACTTTCGAAGTGGGAAAAGTATCTCGTGATACAAAAAAATTTTTAAATTGTTCTAAAAAATCTCTTTACATTGGAATATCCAATTGTAAATGGAAAAATAGTATTGGAGATATAGGTTATTCGATACAATCTTATATTGAAAAAAACGGTTATAATGTAGTAAAAGACCTTGTAGGTCATGGATTGGGAAAAAATATGCATGAAGATCCTAAAATACCAAATTTTGGGAAAAAAGGAAAAGGAGTTAAATTAAAAGAAGGATTAGTTCTTTCGATAGAACCAATGGTAAATATTGGTTCATCTAAAATTCTTTTTCATAAAGATGGATGGACAATAACTACTCTAGATAATAAAATTTCTGCTCATTATGAACATAATGTGGCTATTGTAGATGGATTGCCCTGTTTACTTTCCACTTTTCGTTATATTTATAAAGAACTTAATATTAATTCATTAGAAGAAGAACCTTTTCAAAATCAGAAAATTGATATTGATGATCTTTAA
- the rplD gene encoding 50S ribosomal protein L4 — MELKILDIKGNYTDKKIEFRDDVFFKKSYRHSIYLEIKRYLLAQRQGTHKSKERGELSGSTKKLHRQKGTGGSRKGDIKNPIFRGGGRVFGPKPRKYITKLNKRTKNIVKKSIIEQKLVQNKILIIEDLKLNVPKTKFILNLLKSLQLTDKKSLMIIGEMNKNLYLSSRNLNNFKLLSVSELDCFSLINFSYIIFSENSINKINHLLSI, encoded by the coding sequence ATGGAATTAAAAATTTTAGATATAAAAGGCAATTATACTGATAAAAAAATAGAATTTCGCGATGATGTTTTTTTTAAAAAATCTTATCGTCATTCTATATACTTAGAAATTAAAAGATATTTATTAGCTCAACGTCAGGGAACACATAAGTCTAAAGAAAGAGGAGAATTATCTGGAAGTACTAAAAAATTGCATAGACAAAAAGGAACTGGAGGATCTAGAAAAGGCGATATAAAAAACCCTATTTTTAGAGGTGGAGGTAGAGTATTTGGTCCTAAACCAAGAAAATACATAACAAAATTAAATAAACGTACTAAAAATATAGTCAAAAAATCTATTATAGAACAAAAATTAGTACAAAACAAAATTTTGATTATAGAAGATTTAAAATTAAACGTTCCAAAAACTAAATTTATTTTAAATTTATTGAAATCCTTACAATTAACAGATAAAAAATCATTAATGATAATTGGAGAAATGAATAAAAACTTATATTTGTCTTCTAGAAATTTGAATAATTTTAAATTATTAAGTGTAAGTGAATTAGATTGTTTTTCACTTATCAATTTTTCATATATTATTTTTTCTGAAAATTCTATAAATAAAATTAACCATTTATTATCTATATAA
- the rpsL gene encoding 30S ribosomal protein S12 — protein sequence MPTIQQLIRKGRTSVSKKRKSVALEFCPQKRGVCTRVYTTTPKKPNSAMRKVARVRFTNGREVISYITGEGHNLQEHSIVLVKGGRVKDLPGVKYKIVRGARDTAGVNGRKKSRSKYGAKVAKKD from the coding sequence ATGCCTACTATACAGCAGTTAATTAGAAAAGGACGGACTTCTGTTTCTAAAAAACGGAAATCTGTGGCTTTAGAATTTTGTCCTCAAAAAAGAGGAGTTTGTACCAGAGTTTATACTACTACACCAAAAAAACCCAACTCCGCTATGCGAAAAGTAGCTCGTGTTCGTTTTACAAATGGAAGAGAAGTAATTAGTTATATTACAGGAGAAGGACATAATCTTCAAGAACATTCAATCGTATTAGTTAAAGGGGGAAGAGTAAAAGATTTACCAGGAGTAAAATATAAAATAGTGCGGGGGGCTAGAGATACAGCCGGAGTTAATGGAAGAAAAAAAAGTAGAAGTAAGTATGGAGCTAAAGTAGCTAAAAAAGATTAA
- the rplC gene encoding 50S ribosomal protein L3 produces MVGLIGKNIGMTSIFLENGENVPCTIVKVGPCYIVQIKTIENDGYFSIQLGIDNQKIKKTNKSLFNHFKKAGLSPKKKLLEFKTNKVSDFILGSSINIDLFKEGELVNVKGVSKGKGFQGVVKRHNFSGVGEKTHGQHNRLRAPGSIGAGSDPSRVFKGKKMAGRMGKKSVTIKNLKILKINPDYNIIILKGAVPGNKNSYLMIQKKEWN; encoded by the coding sequence ATGGTTGGATTAATAGGAAAAAATATAGGAATGACTAGTATATTTTTGGAAAATGGAGAAAATGTTCCATGTACGATTGTGAAAGTGGGACCTTGCTATATTGTTCAGATCAAAACAATAGAAAATGATGGTTATTTTTCTATTCAATTAGGAATAGATAATCAGAAAATTAAAAAAACTAATAAATCTTTATTTAATCATTTTAAAAAAGCAGGGTTATCTCCAAAAAAAAAATTATTGGAATTTAAAACAAATAAAGTGTCTGATTTTATTTTAGGGAGTTCGATAAATATCGATCTTTTTAAAGAAGGAGAGTTAGTAAATGTAAAAGGGGTTTCTAAGGGGAAAGGTTTTCAAGGTGTAGTTAAGAGACATAATTTTTCAGGGGTAGGAGAAAAAACTCATGGACAACACAATCGTTTAAGAGCTCCAGGATCAATAGGAGCTGGATCAGATCCATCGCGTGTTTTTAAAGGAAAAAAAATGGCTGGAAGAATGGGAAAAAAAAGTGTAACTATTAAAAATCTAAAAATATTAAAAATAAATCCCGATTACAATATCATCATTTTAAAAGGGGCAGTCCCAGGAAATAAAAATTCATATTTAATGATTCAAAAAAAAGAATGGAATTAA
- the rpsJ gene encoding 30S ribosomal protein S10 — protein MGHDIKIKLKSYDYNLLDKSAERIVNSVLPTGVVLNGPVPLPTEKKIFTVLRSPHVNKKSREQFFLPTHKRLLQIHNASSKTVDALMKLELPSGVEAEIKV, from the coding sequence ATGGGTCATGATATAAAAATTAAATTAAAATCTTATGATTATAATTTATTAGATAAATCGGCCGAAAGAATTGTAAATTCAGTGCTTCCTACAGGAGTTGTATTGAACGGACCAGTTCCTTTGCCTACTGAGAAAAAAATATTCACAGTATTACGTTCTCCTCATGTAAATAAAAAATCAAGAGAGCAATTTTTTCTCCCTACTCATAAAAGACTTTTACAAATTCATAATGCTTCATCTAAAACAGTAGATGCATTAATGAAATTGGAATTACCCAGTGGAGTGGAAGCAGAAATAAAAGTATAA
- the rplW gene encoding 50S ribosomal protein L23, which produces MDRIILIKPFITDKSYKGEKCSFYTFSVNINCNKIQIKKEIKKLFGFSVKNIRTMIYPRKNKSKYTKKGFLYGRTNKLKKATVQFFGNQKIDFLNKKEI; this is translated from the coding sequence ATGGATCGTATAATTTTAATAAAACCTTTTATCACAGATAAATCTTATAAAGGAGAGAAATGTAGTTTTTATACTTTTTCTGTAAATATAAATTGCAATAAAATTCAAATTAAAAAAGAGATAAAAAAATTATTTGGATTTTCCGTAAAAAATATAAGAACAATGATTTACCCGAGAAAGAATAAATCTAAATATACTAAAAAAGGATTTCTTTATGGAAGGACCAATAAGCTAAAAAAAGCTACTGTTCAATTTTTTGGAAATCAAAAAATTGATTTCTTAAACAAAAAAGAAATCTAA
- the fusA gene encoding elongation factor G, with protein MAKDLKYTRNIGIAAHIDAGKTTTTERILFYTGINHKIGEVHDGAATMDWMQQEQERGITITSAATCCEWIYNKKKYQINIIDTPGHVDFTVEVERSMRVLDGMVVLFSAVDGVEPQSETVWRQADKYEIPRIAFVNKMDRQGADFFNVCSQIRKILGANSVPLQIPIDIGDNFKGVIDLISNQAIIWDEKNYGMTYKKIPIPENMKNIVDDYKNQLLETLSEHDDVIMEKFLYGNYSSISQEDIIFSLRENTIKMKVIPILCGSSFKNKGVQAILDAICRYLPSPLEVKDIVGINPTNQKKEKRKPSENEPFSALAFKIASDPFVGRLAFFRVYSGKIESGSYSFNARSGNKERISRIYQMHANKQNPVDQIGAGDIAAVVGFKDIKTGDTLCDEKYPILLEKILFPDPVIGLAVEPKYKSDIDKMSFALSKLMEEDPTFQVRTDNYTGQTIISGMGELHLEIIVDRMKREFKVEVNQGRPQVEYKEALTNLVEHREIYKKQTGGRGKYADILFRLEPGNIGESGLVFINKIKGGNIPKEYIPSIEKGFKEMMKNGPLSGYEIDSAKVTVLDGSYHSVDSDQLSFELAGKLGFREAAKKAKPVLLEPIMKLEVLIPEENMGDIIGDLNRRRGIVQNMDSKNNIKVIQALVPLSEMFGYVTVLRTLSSGRGTSVMEFSHYDTVPENVIDNIIMENKNKK; from the coding sequence ATGGCAAAAGATTTAAAATATACAAGAAATATAGGAATTGCAGCACATATTGATGCGGGAAAAACTACTACTACAGAAAGAATTCTATTTTACACAGGTATTAATCACAAAATAGGAGAAGTTCATGATGGGGCGGCAACTATGGATTGGATGCAACAAGAGCAAGAACGAGGGATAACTATTACTTCTGCCGCTACATGTTGTGAATGGATATATAATAAAAAGAAATATCAAATTAATATTATAGATACCCCTGGACATGTAGATTTTACTGTGGAAGTAGAAAGATCTATGAGGGTTTTAGATGGAATGGTTGTTTTATTTAGTGCAGTAGATGGAGTTGAACCTCAATCTGAAACTGTGTGGAGACAAGCAGATAAATATGAGATCCCTAGAATTGCTTTTGTAAATAAAATGGATCGTCAAGGTGCCGATTTTTTTAATGTTTGTTCTCAAATAAGAAAAATTTTAGGAGCGAATTCAGTTCCTTTACAAATACCTATTGATATTGGAGATAATTTTAAGGGAGTTATAGATTTAATATCTAATCAAGCTATTATATGGGATGAAAAAAATTATGGAATGACATATAAGAAAATTCCTATACCAGAGAATATGAAAAATATAGTTGATGATTATAAAAATCAACTCCTAGAAACATTATCTGAACATGATGATGTAATAATGGAAAAATTTTTGTACGGAAATTATTCTTCTATATCACAAGAAGATATTATTTTTTCTTTACGAGAAAATACTATTAAAATGAAAGTCATTCCTATCTTATGTGGGTCTTCTTTCAAAAATAAAGGAGTTCAAGCCATATTGGATGCTATATGTAGATATTTACCTTCTCCATTGGAAGTTAAAGATATAGTGGGCATCAATCCTACTAATCAAAAAAAAGAAAAAAGAAAACCTAGTGAAAATGAACCTTTTTCTGCTTTGGCTTTTAAAATAGCAAGCGATCCTTTTGTTGGACGATTAGCTTTTTTTAGGGTTTATTCTGGAAAAATAGAATCAGGCTCTTATAGTTTTAATGCTAGATCAGGAAATAAAGAACGTATTTCTAGAATATATCAAATGCACGCAAATAAACAAAATCCAGTAGATCAAATTGGGGCTGGAGATATAGCAGCTGTAGTCGGCTTTAAAGATATTAAAACCGGTGATACTTTATGTGATGAAAAATACCCCATTTTATTGGAAAAAATATTGTTTCCTGATCCAGTCATTGGATTAGCAGTTGAGCCTAAATATAAATCGGATATAGATAAAATGAGTTTTGCTTTATCAAAGTTAATGGAAGAAGACCCTACTTTTCAAGTAAGAACGGATAATTATACAGGTCAAACTATTATTTCCGGTATGGGAGAACTTCATTTAGAAATAATTGTGGATAGAATGAAACGAGAATTTAAAGTTGAAGTGAATCAGGGTAGGCCTCAAGTAGAATATAAGGAAGCTCTAACAAATTTAGTAGAACATAGAGAAATTTATAAAAAACAAACAGGAGGTAGAGGGAAATATGCGGATATCTTATTCAGATTAGAACCTGGAAATATAGGGGAATCCGGTTTAGTTTTCATTAATAAAATAAAAGGAGGAAATATACCAAAAGAATATATTCCTTCTATAGAAAAAGGATTTAAAGAAATGATGAAAAATGGTCCTTTATCTGGATATGAAATAGATAGTGCTAAGGTTACTGTTTTAGATGGATCTTATCATTCTGTTGATTCTGATCAACTATCTTTCGAATTGGCAGGTAAATTAGGTTTTAGAGAAGCGGCTAAAAAAGCTAAACCTGTTTTATTAGAACCAATAATGAAATTGGAAGTTTTAATTCCAGAAGAAAATATGGGAGATATAATAGGAGACTTAAATCGAAGAAGAGGAATAGTCCAAAATATGGATAGTAAAAATAATATAAAAGTAATTCAAGCTTTAGTCCCATTATCAGAAATGTTTGGATATGTAACGGTATTACGAACTCTTTCTTCCGGTAGAGGAACTTCTGTTATGGAATTTTCTCATTATGATACAGTTCCTGAAAATGTAATAGATAATATAATTATGGAAAATAAAAATAAAAAATAA
- the rpsG gene encoding 30S ribosomal protein S7 produces the protein MRKVKKKEKVYFPDPKFHDPLVTRFVNHLMKNGKKNIAYNIFYNAIEKIEVIKKKEEKSALEIWKEGLKNVTPHVEVRSRRMGGSNIQVPVPISSNSKITKAMKLLISCASIRNEKTMANKLAYEIWDAFQEQGEAVKRKENIHKMAEANKAFSHFRF, from the coding sequence ATGAGAAAAGTAAAAAAAAAAGAAAAAGTATATTTTCCAGATCCTAAATTTCATGACCCTTTAGTAACACGTTTTGTTAATCATTTAATGAAGAATGGGAAAAAAAATATAGCATATAACATATTTTATAATGCTATCGAAAAAATCGAGGTGATCAAGAAAAAAGAAGAAAAATCTGCATTAGAAATATGGAAAGAAGGACTAAAAAATGTAACGCCTCATGTAGAAGTTAGAAGTCGTCGTATGGGGGGATCCAATATTCAAGTTCCTGTTCCTATTTCTTCTAACAGTAAAATAACAAAAGCAATGAAATTGTTGATATCTTGTGCTTCTATTAGAAATGAAAAAACAATGGCGAACAAATTAGCATATGAAATATGGGATGCTTTTCAGGAACAAGGTGAAGCTGTAAAAAGAAAAGAAAACATTCATAAAATGGCAGAAGCTAATAAAGCTTTTTCGCATTTTAGATTTTAG